CGTCATCGGCGACGTGCGCGGCCTGGGACTGATGGCGGCGGCCGAGTTCGTCGACCCGGCCAGCGGCGAGCCGGACGGCGAGACGGCCCACCGGGTCATCGCGGCGGCGCTGGAGCGGGGGCTCCTGCTCTACCCCGCCGGCGTCCAGGGCGAGGTGATCCGCTTCATGCCGGCGCTCAACGTGCCGGAGGAGCTGCTGGAAGAGGGGCTGGAGATCTTCGCCGAGGCGGTCCGCACGGTCGCCAGAGAGCGCGTCGCGCTCCGCGGCTGAGCGGCGGGGGAAAAAGGCGGGCGAGGCGAACGCCATGGCGGCCGAGAGGGGCGACGGCGTCGGGGAGGCGCTCGAGGAGCTGCGCCGGGCGCTGGCGCGGCTGGAGCTGGCGCTGGAGAGGCTGCGCGAGGAAGCGATCCGCGACCCGCTGACCGGCGCCTTCAACCGCCGCTTCCTCGAGACGCGGCTGGCCGAGGAGGTGGCGCGCGCCGAGCGTTACGGCGTCCCCTTCAGCCTCCTCCTCCTCGACCTGGACGACTTCAAGCGCTTCAACGACCGCCACGGCCACCTGGCCGGCGACCGCCTCCTGGCCGAGCTGGCCCTGCTCTGGCGCTCGGCCCTGCGCCAGGCCGACGAGCTCTTCCGCTTCGGCGGCGACGAGTTCGTCGTCCTGCTGCCCCAGACGCCGCGCGGGGCGGCCCTGGAGACGGGGCGCCGCCTGGAGGCGCTCACCCTGGAGGGGGGCAGCCGCGCCAGCCTCAGCGTCGGCGTCGCCGGCTGGCCCGAGGACGGCCGCACGCCCGAGGCGCTCCTGGCCGCCGCCGACCGTTCGCTCTACGAGACCAAGAAGCCCGGAGGCGCCCCCGCGGCGGCGGCGGCCGCCCGCCCCGACGGGGGCGCGCAGCCGGAGACGCTCGAACTGGCCCTGGGCTACGCCGGCGACCCCGGCGCCCCCACCTGCATCTGGATCGACGGACGCGCCGTCCGCGTCCTGGCCGTGGAGCCGGTGGAGGGCCAGCCGGAGAGCCTCGCCCTGCTCACGGAGGAAGGCCGCTGGACGCTGCCGCGGCGGGCGCTCCGCCTGCCGCCCCGCGCCTAGCCTAGCCGGGACGCCGGCTCAGCCGCCGCGCAGGCGGACCGCCAGCCGGCTGCCCGCCAGGACCAGGCGATAGAAGGGGCCGTAGGGCGGCAGCGGCGGGTGGAAGTCCCGCGTCGGGCCCGGGAAGGCGGCCTCCAGCTCGGCCGCCACCTCCTCGTCCAGCGCGAGCCGTGCCGCGGCGGCGTTCTGGCGGACGTGTTCGGGCCGGACCGCCTTGGGGATGCCCACCACCCCAGGCTGGCGCACCAGCCAGGCCAGCGCCAGCTGGACCGGTTCCAGGTCCAGTCTCCGCGCCACGCTCTCCAGCCGCTCCCAGCCCCGCCAGCGGCGGAAGCGGCCGTGGGCCAGCGGGCTGTAGGCCAGGAGGAGCTGGCCGTGCTCCCTCGCCCAGGGCAGC
The DNA window shown above is from Bacillota bacterium and carries:
- a CDS encoding GGDEF domain-containing protein translates to MAAERGDGVGEALEELRRALARLELALERLREEAIRDPLTGAFNRRFLETRLAEEVARAERYGVPFSLLLLDLDDFKRFNDRHGHLAGDRLLAELALLWRSALRQADELFRFGGDEFVVLLPQTPRGAALETGRRLEALTLEGGSRASLSVGVAGWPEDGRTPEALLAAADRSLYETKKPGGAPAAAAAARPDGGAQPETLELALGYAGDPGAPTCIWIDGRAVRVLAVEPVEGQPESLALLTEEGRWTLPRRALRLPPRA